In the genome of Halostella limicola, one region contains:
- a CDS encoding 2'-5' RNA ligase family protein → MSTIIGCTLPDPYYSTVESIRDELVETFGVDEYANPFPHFTLYPLGDDVDITAVVTAVEEATEDRCPFTVHTDGIGLFPQNVVWLPVAKSPELAGLQSDVVRAVESFGPPPVPYYEPHRWFPHVGFAVGEDDEQTGDIVEFLLDYDLEWEFTVDNVTITRPPAEGEKYEVMASIDL, encoded by the coding sequence GTGTCGACGATCATTGGATGCACGCTTCCCGACCCGTATTACAGTACTGTCGAGTCCATTCGAGACGAACTAGTAGAGACGTTCGGCGTCGACGAGTACGCCAACCCGTTCCCGCACTTTACGCTGTATCCGCTGGGCGATGACGTGGATATCACAGCGGTTGTAACCGCCGTCGAGGAGGCGACGGAAGATCGGTGTCCGTTCACAGTGCACACCGATGGGATCGGTCTCTTCCCCCAGAACGTCGTCTGGCTCCCCGTCGCTAAATCTCCCGAGCTCGCGGGCCTCCAGTCCGACGTCGTACGGGCGGTCGAGAGTTTCGGACCGCCACCGGTCCCGTATTACGAACCGCACCGGTGGTTCCCACACGTCGGCTTCGCAGTCGGCGAAGACGATGAGCAAACCGGCGACATCGTCGAATTCCTGCTGGACTACGATCTCGAGTGGGAGTTCACCGTCGATAACGTCACGATCACTCGACCGCCCGCCGAGGGCGAAAAATACGAAGTGATGGCGTCTATCGATCTGTGA